Proteins encoded together in one Gemmatimonadota bacterium window:
- a CDS encoding multicopper oxidase family protein, with protein MRRTAATWLASVWIATLPGPLTAQHDVDRSAMDGTWRMVPMDTNMPVLPGLEGAVPVVGPFLPGIGVDASTLPEAQPSQVVTMSDGDTLEISVSMVRRTLAGHELVMFGYNGQYPGPLIKAPKGATLVVRVTNEIQMPTTIHWHGIRIDNRFDGVPGVTQAAIQRGESFTYQVKLPDSGMFWYHPHTREDVQQDLGLFGNLLVTSPDPDYYGPAHREEVFVLDDILMDEQGAIPWGESAPTHALMGRFGNVMMVNGQTDHRLTVQRGEVIRFFLTNVANSRTFNVTFGGNPLKIVASDMGRYEREMWINSVVIAPAERYVVDVRFDDPGEVAISNTIQAINHFRGEFYPHVDTLSMVTVSEAAADPVISEAFETLREHSDVIADIDRFRPFFGREPDHELETTLRVRDLPQSIVLAMEADTLFYPPIEWNDGMPMVNWLSTGEQVTWVLRDRDTGAENGDIDWRFAVGDVVKIRIFNTPDSFHPMHHPIHIHGQRFLVLSMDGVESQNLVWKDTAIVPVGSTMDILVEMSNPGEWMLHCHIAEHLHAGMMFSFTVAGQ; from the coding sequence ATGAGACGGACCGCAGCAACTTGGCTGGCATCTGTGTGGATCGCGACTCTTCCCGGCCCGCTCACCGCCCAGCACGACGTGGACAGAAGCGCGATGGATGGTACCTGGAGAATGGTCCCGATGGATACGAACATGCCGGTGTTGCCCGGTCTGGAAGGCGCGGTGCCGGTCGTCGGGCCGTTCCTTCCGGGCATCGGCGTGGACGCTTCCACGCTCCCGGAGGCCCAGCCCTCCCAAGTCGTAACGATGTCCGACGGGGACACGCTCGAAATCTCGGTGTCGATGGTGCGCCGCACTCTCGCGGGTCACGAGTTGGTGATGTTCGGCTACAACGGCCAATATCCCGGCCCCCTCATCAAGGCCCCCAAGGGGGCCACGCTCGTCGTCCGCGTGACGAACGAGATCCAGATGCCCACTACGATCCACTGGCACGGGATCCGGATCGACAACCGCTTCGACGGTGTGCCTGGAGTCACACAGGCCGCGATACAGCGCGGTGAGAGCTTCACCTATCAAGTGAAGCTCCCGGACTCGGGAATGTTCTGGTACCACCCGCACACGCGCGAGGACGTGCAGCAGGATCTCGGACTGTTCGGCAATCTGCTCGTCACCTCACCCGATCCTGATTACTACGGCCCGGCCCACCGGGAAGAGGTCTTCGTCCTGGATGACATTCTCATGGACGAGCAGGGTGCGATCCCCTGGGGTGAGAGCGCGCCGACGCATGCTCTCATGGGGCGCTTCGGCAACGTCATGATGGTGAACGGACAGACCGATCACCGCCTGACCGTTCAGCGAGGCGAGGTGATCCGTTTCTTCCTCACGAACGTCGCCAACTCACGGACGTTCAACGTCACCTTCGGTGGGAACCCCCTGAAGATCGTCGCATCGGACATGGGCAGGTACGAACGAGAGATGTGGATCAACTCGGTGGTCATCGCTCCCGCGGAACGGTACGTGGTCGATGTACGTTTCGACGATCCTGGCGAGGTTGCGATCTCCAACACGATCCAGGCGATCAACCACTTCAGGGGCGAGTTCTACCCGCACGTCGACACGCTTTCGATGGTGACGGTGTCGGAGGCGGCTGCGGACCCCGTGATCTCCGAAGCCTTCGAAACGCTACGGGAACACAGCGACGTGATCGCGGACATCGACCGTTTCCGGCCGTTCTTCGGCAGGGAGCCCGACCACGAGCTGGAGACGACGCTTCGTGTCCGCGACCTACCCCAGTCGATCGTGCTCGCCATGGAAGCGGACACCCTCTTCTATCCGCCCATCGAGTGGAACGACGGCATGCCGATGGTGAATTGGCTCTCCACGGGCGAGCAGGTGACCTGGGTACTGCGGGATCGCGACACCGGCGCGGAGAACGGAGACATCGATTGGCGCTTCGCCGTGGGCGACGTCGTGAAGATCCGGATCTTCAACACTCCCGACTCGTTCCACCCGATGCACCACCCCATCCACATCCACGGACAGCGCTTTCTCGTGCTCTCGATGGACGGGGTGGAAAGCCAGAACCTGGTCTGGAAGGACACGGCGATTGTGCCCGTCGGCTCGACCATGGACATCCTGGTCGAGATGTCCAACCCGGGGGAGTGGATGCTCCACTGCCATATCGCTGAGCATCTGCACGCGGGCATGATGTTCAGCTTCACGGTGGCGGGGCAGTGA